A window from Pseudomonas sp. Tri1 encodes these proteins:
- the tssE gene encoding type VI secretion system baseplate subunit TssE — protein sequence MVTEIATRDRLQPSLLDRLTDDDPTNPKESADKRVLSLTQLKASVLRDLAWLLNTTSLLSADATLHTPAGTSVVNFGLPALAGNSASNVDVSALETLIHQAIATFEPRILRHTLRVRAGATAEMNHNALSFEIEGDLWAQPVPLRLMLQTDLDLETGHVRVVNADQRRRP from the coding sequence TTGGTAACCGAAATCGCCACCCGCGATCGCCTGCAACCGTCCCTGCTGGACCGGCTGACCGACGACGATCCGACCAACCCGAAGGAAAGCGCCGACAAGCGCGTGCTCTCCCTGACCCAATTGAAAGCCTCGGTGCTGCGTGACCTGGCGTGGCTGCTCAACACCACGTCATTGCTCAGCGCCGATGCCACGCTGCATACCCCGGCGGGCACCTCGGTGGTGAATTTCGGGCTGCCGGCCCTGGCCGGTAACAGCGCCTCGAACGTCGATGTCTCGGCCCTGGAAACCTTGATCCACCAGGCCATCGCCACGTTCGAACCGCGCATCCTGCGCCACACCCTGCGTGTGCGCGCTGGGGCAACCGCCGAGATGAACCACAACGCCTTGAGTTTCGAGATCGAAGGCGATCTCTGGGCCCAGCCCGTGCCGCTGCGCCTGATGCTGCAAACCGACCTGGACCTGGAAACCGGGCACGTGCGGGTGGTTAACGCCGACCAGCGGAGGCGCCCATGA
- a CDS encoding type VI secretion system tube protein Hcp: MAVDIFIKIGDIKGESMDKAHKDEIDVLNWSWGMSQSGNMHVGSGGGAGKVNVQDLSLTKYVDKASPNLMMHCASGKHIDKVKLTVRKAGGESQVEYMIINLEEVLVTSLSTGGSGGDDRLTENVTLNFAKVLVDYQPQKADGTKEGGPVKFGWNIRQNVKV, encoded by the coding sequence ATGGCTGTTGATATTTTCATCAAGATCGGCGACATCAAGGGCGAGTCCATGGACAAAGCCCACAAGGACGAGATCGATGTCCTGAACTGGAGCTGGGGCATGTCCCAGTCTGGCAACATGCACGTGGGCAGTGGCGGTGGTGCCGGCAAGGTCAACGTCCAGGACCTGTCGCTGACCAAGTACGTCGACAAGGCGTCGCCAAACCTGATGATGCACTGCGCAAGCGGCAAGCACATCGACAAGGTCAAGCTGACCGTGCGCAAGGCCGGCGGTGAAAGCCAGGTCGAGTACATGATCATCAACCTGGAAGAAGTGCTGGTCACTTCCCTGAGCACTGGCGGCTCGGGCGGCGATGATCGCCTGACCGAAAACGTCACCCTGAACTTCGCCAAGGTGCTGGTGGACTACCAGCCACAGAAAGCCGACGGCACCAAGGAAGGCGGTCCGGTCAAGTTCGGCTGGAACATCCGTCAGAACGTCAAGGTTTGA
- a CDS encoding T6SS effector amidase Tae4 family protein: MAKPSFVNLWKAYSDLLVAHPDAKPCDGPWANQCAIRMSITLNTELTIKVNKSTYTEPKCAHEHARGAESLANWLWKHHLGRPLILGGTAADRRKLQDKTGLIFFKDCFPQVGESSESRTGDHIDLWNRGLTLGYDDPAYRSRAIWFWELL, translated from the coding sequence ATGGCCAAGCCTTCGTTTGTCAATTTGTGGAAAGCGTATTCCGATCTGCTGGTGGCCCATCCTGATGCAAAACCTTGCGACGGTCCCTGGGCAAACCAATGTGCGATTCGCATGAGCATCACGCTCAATACCGAGCTGACCATCAAGGTCAACAAGTCCACCTACACCGAACCCAAGTGTGCCCATGAGCACGCCAGGGGCGCCGAATCGCTGGCGAACTGGCTGTGGAAACATCACCTGGGGCGCCCGTTGATCCTCGGCGGAACTGCCGCGGACCGACGCAAGCTGCAAGACAAGACCGGCCTGATTTTCTTCAAGGATTGTTTCCCGCAAGTGGGAGAGTCCTCGGAAAGTCGCACCGGCGATCATATCGACCTCTGGAACCGAGGCCTGACCCTCGGGTATGACGATCCGGCCTATCGATCTCGAGCGATCTGGTTCTGGGAGCTCCTATGA
- the tssC gene encoding type VI secretion system contractile sheath large subunit translates to MTDNTAREGAQNLGATQETSEFASLLLQEFKPKTERAREAVETAVRTLAEQALAQTDLVSNDAIKSIESIIAAIDAKLTAQVNQVIHHPDFQQLESAWRGLHYLVNNTETDEQLKIRVLNISKTDLHKTLKKFKGTAWDQSPIFKKMYEEEYGQFGGEPYGCLVGDYYFDQSPPDVELLGELSKVCAAMHSPFIAAASPTVMGMGSWQELSNPRDLTKIFTTPEYAGWRSLRESEDSRYIGLTMPRFLARLPYGAKTDPVEAFAFEENTDGADSSKYTWANAAYAMAVNINRSFKHFGWCSRIRGVESGGEVENLPAHTFPTDDGGVDMKCPTEIAISDRREAELAKNGFMPLLHKKNTDFAAFIGAQSLQKPAEYDDPDATANANLAARLPYLFATCRFAHYLKCIVRDKIGSFKEKDEMQRWLQDWILNYVDGDPAHSTETTKAQHPLAAAEVIVEEVEGNPGYYNSKFYLRPHYQLEGLTVSLRLVSKLPSAKGA, encoded by the coding sequence ATGACTGACAATACCGCCCGCGAAGGCGCTCAGAACCTGGGTGCCACCCAAGAAACCAGCGAGTTCGCGTCCCTGCTGCTGCAAGAATTCAAGCCCAAGACCGAGCGCGCCCGCGAAGCCGTCGAGACCGCCGTGCGGACCCTGGCCGAGCAGGCCCTGGCGCAGACTGACCTGGTGTCCAACGACGCCATCAAGTCGATCGAATCGATCATTGCCGCCATCGACGCCAAGCTCACCGCCCAGGTCAACCAGGTCATCCACCACCCCGACTTCCAGCAGCTGGAAAGCGCCTGGCGTGGCCTGCACTACCTGGTCAACAACACCGAGACCGATGAGCAGCTCAAGATCCGCGTGCTCAACATCTCCAAGACCGACCTGCACAAGACCCTGAAGAAATTCAAGGGCACTGCGTGGGACCAGAGCCCGATCTTCAAGAAGATGTACGAAGAAGAATACGGCCAGTTCGGCGGCGAGCCTTACGGCTGCCTGGTAGGCGACTACTACTTCGACCAGTCGCCACCGGATGTGGAACTGCTGGGCGAACTGTCGAAAGTTTGCGCGGCCATGCACTCGCCGTTCATCGCGGCGGCATCGCCGACTGTGATGGGCATGGGCTCGTGGCAGGAACTGTCGAACCCACGCGACCTGACCAAAATCTTCACCACCCCGGAATATGCCGGCTGGCGCTCGCTGCGTGAATCGGAAGACTCGCGCTACATCGGCCTGACCATGCCGCGCTTCCTGGCGCGCCTGCCATATGGCGCCAAGACCGACCCGGTGGAAGCCTTCGCCTTCGAAGAAAACACCGACGGCGCCGACAGCTCCAAGTACACTTGGGCCAACGCCGCCTACGCGATGGCGGTGAACATCAACCGTTCATTCAAACACTTCGGCTGGTGCTCGCGCATTCGCGGCGTTGAGTCTGGCGGCGAAGTGGAAAACCTGCCGGCCCACACGTTCCCTACCGACGACGGTGGCGTGGACATGAAGTGCCCGACCGAAATCGCCATTTCGGACCGCCGTGAAGCGGAACTGGCAAAGAACGGTTTCATGCCGCTGCTGCACAAGAAAAACACCGACTTCGCCGCCTTCATCGGCGCCCAGTCGTTGCAGAAACCGGCCGAATACGACGACCCGGACGCCACCGCCAACGCCAACCTGGCCGCGCGCCTGCCGTACCTGTTCGCCACCTGCCGGTTCGCCCATTACCTCAAGTGCATCGTGCGCGACAAGATCGGTTCCTTCAAAGAGAAGGACGAGATGCAGCGCTGGTTGCAGGACTGGATCCTCAACTACGTCGACGGTGACCCGGCGCACTCCACCGAAACCACCAAGGCCCAGCACCCACTGGCAGCGGCCGAAGTGATCGTTGAAGAAGTCGAAGGCAACCCGGGGTACTACAACTCCAAGTTCTACCTGCGCCCGCACTATCAGCTCGAAGGGCTGACCGTGTCGCTGCGCCTGGTATCGAAACTGCCGTCGGCCAAGGGCGCGTAA